GCTCAGTGGAGCGGGAGAGACGTTTGGTATGGCTGTAGGCTATGGCGCGTTGTGGCTTTTATTATGGGGCGGGATTCCGTTGGTGCAAAGTGGGCAATGGTCAGGCGTGGACTTGTCGGTGTTGGCATTAAGCGTTTTGGCTTTAGGAGAATTTTTTCTGCTTATGCCGGCGGCAGCCCGTTATTTAGCCGATGGCGCAGCGGCGGCCGAACGAATTTGGGAGACGGCTGTGCGTCAAGGGCCTGGAAAAGGAGAATCTGTGTGTGTAGGCGGCAAGCTGGAAGTGCGAAATCTGTCGTTTTCGTACGCTGATAAGTTGGCGCCGACTCTACAGGAAATCTCTTTTTCGTTGGAAGCGGGGAAAAGCGTTGCTGTTGTTGGCGCCAGCGGCGCTGGCAAGAGCACACTGGTGTCGTTATTGTTGGGGTTTCGTCAGGCGACGGCGGGAACTATTTCTCTGGGGAATGCGGTGGTGGATGCCTGTTGTGAAGAAAGCTGGCGCAGTCACTTTGCCGTAGTGCCACAAAGGCCATATTTTTTTCATTTGTCTTTGGCGGATAATTTGCGTTTAGCCCGTCCGGAAGCTTCCTTGGAAGAACTAGGCCGGGTGCTTGCGCAGACGCAGATGCTTTCTTGGCTGGAAGCGGAGCCTCAAGGATGGGAACGCTCCGTCGGTGAGGGCGGCAGCAGCCTTTCCGGAGGCCAAAGACAGCGGCTAGCCATTGCCAGGGCGCTTTTGAAGGAGGCACCCTATTGGCTGTTGGACGAGGCGACGGCTGGGTTGGATGCAGTGACGGCCCAAGAAATTGTCGCTTTGCTGCGTATGGTGACGGTAGACAAGGGCGTCCTGTGGATAACGCATCATCTGCAGGGGCTGGAGGCAGTAGATGAAATTTTGGTTTTGCAGCAGGGGCGTGTTGTAGAACGGGGGTGCATGGCGGAATTACTTAGCAAGCAAGGTGCGTTTTATCGCATGTGGACGGCGGAGCGGGAAGCTTGCATTTGAATTTGCGGGAAAATCATGCTATGCTGATTCGAGAAGGTTTTATGGTGGAACGTCAAAGCAAGGAGCGTTGAGACGACTATGTCAGAGTATACGTATGTGTCGCAGAAACAGTGCCCTATTTGTCAGGCTCAGTTCGAAGCTACTCAGGTGAAAAGCCGGGTACCCATGCGTGTGCAAGATACGGATTTCTGCACACATTTTAAAGATTTTAATCCTTATTTTTATAGTATTTGGGTGTGCAATCATTGCGGCTATGCCGGTGCAGACAGTTGGTTCTGCGAACCGGGGCCGGCAGCAGTAGAAAAAATTCGAGCGTTCTTAGCTGGCAGAGATGTGCATCTGGACTTGGGTGGGGAGCGGACCTTTGAAAAAGCGGTCAATGCTTATAAGATGGCGATTTTTTATGCGGAGCTTGTGAAGGCTCCGGCAAGCCGGCTTGGCGGATTACTGCTCAAATTGGCCTGGGTCTATCGTCTGGAAGGCAAAGTGGAGGAAGAACGCGAAGTATTGGAAAAAGCGGTAGCGGCTTATGAGGAAGCATTGTCGAAGGAACGGATGCCTATTGGCAATATGACGGAAGTGACGCTAACGTATCTGGTAGGCGAGCTGCTACGCCGTATTGGCAATTACCAGCGGGCTAAGCTGTATTTTAATCAAGTGATTTCTAATCCCCTGGCCCGGGGCGAGCGCAATGTCTTCAAAATGACACGTGATGCTTGGAATGAGATCCGTGAGGAAGAAAAACGGCAGAAAGAAGAAGAAGAAGCTCAAAAAACAGAGAAAAACATGGCTTGAACGGATTGTAATTTTTGCCGAACTTATGTATA
This genomic window from uncultured Anaeromusa sp. contains:
- a CDS encoding DUF2225 domain-containing protein, whose amino-acid sequence is MSEYTYVSQKQCPICQAQFEATQVKSRVPMRVQDTDFCTHFKDFNPYFYSIWVCNHCGYAGADSWFCEPGPAAVEKIRAFLAGRDVHLDLGGERTFEKAVNAYKMAIFYAELVKAPASRLGGLLLKLAWVYRLEGKVEEEREVLEKAVAAYEEALSKERMPIGNMTEVTLTYLVGELLRRIGNYQRAKLYFNQVISNPLARGERNVFKMTRDAWNEIREEEKRQKEEEEAQKTEKNMA
- the cydC gene encoding thiol reductant ABC exporter subunit CydC, translated to MKPLWMLLRCLPKPWWSMLLALLLAWLTGAAGQGLLAASAWLIATAALHPSITVLSLAIVGVRFFGIARAVCRYGERYVSHDATFRILAYLRVWLYQRIEPLAPFHLGAQSAASLLDRLVGDVEVLKDLFLRAFLPPATAFFSCMAFAVFSWFFVGPWPGMVVLGAYFAAAVVLPVWLGRSWRRGAEAVAEERECLQTAAGDLLGGLGELWAFRQTRKQAQRLGEAAQRLAIAQRRQSLLSGAGETFGMAVGYGALWLLLWGGIPLVQSGQWSGVDLSVLALSVLALGEFFLLMPAAARYLADGAAAAERIWETAVRQGPGKGESVCVGGKLEVRNLSFSYADKLAPTLQEISFSLEAGKSVAVVGASGAGKSTLVSLLLGFRQATAGTISLGNAVVDACCEESWRSHFAVVPQRPYFFHLSLADNLRLARPEASLEELGRVLAQTQMLSWLEAEPQGWERSVGEGGSSLSGGQRQRLAIARALLKEAPYWLLDEATAGLDAVTAQEIVALLRMVTVDKGVLWITHHLQGLEAVDEILVLQQGRVVERGCMAELLSKQGAFYRMWTAEREACI